CTGGTTTCGCCTTGCTTGTCCATTCGTCCTGTGGCTTTAATAACCCCAGGATTGACTTTGTGAAGTTGATTAATGTCTGTAATGATTGCCCAAACTCTGCTGATTGGTGCGTTGATTACAGTTTCGTTGTGTGCTTGTAATTTGCTCATAGTTGTTAATTTTAAAATTGTCTGGGTGCAAAGATATAAATAATTACTTGCAATGTGCAAGTAATATTGTAAATTTGTCGTGTGAAGAAAAAGAAGATAAATAAAAGGTCGCTCTGTCCAATTAGTTCTGCATTGGATATTTTCGGAGACAAGTGGTCGTTGCTTGTCCTGCGAGATATTATGTTTGATAGTAAAAGCACTTACGGAGATTTTTTACAGTCGGAAGAAAAGATTGCTACCAATATTCTTGCAGATAGATTGTCTATGTTGGAATGGGCTGAAATGATTGTCAAGGAGGAGCATCCCGAAAATAAAACCAAATTTGTCTACAAGCCGACACAAAAGGCGATTGATTTAGTTCCTGTCTTTTTAGAGTTAATTGTCTGGAGTGATAAGCACGAAAAAATATCTGTCCGTGCAAAACAGTTTGCCAAACAGATACGGAAGGATAAAGATGCTGTCATTAAGCAATTGTCTGTCCACCTGAAAAGTTTGATGAAGAAGTAAGTGTCTGTCGGTGTCGTTTTTCGCCTTGCCACTAACGGTTCGGGGATTAGCGTAGGCGGGGATAAACCGCTACGAACTTGTCCCACGAAACAAAGGTAATAGAAAGCAATGAACTATAAAATTGCTCGTCTGCCCCGCTTACGCTAATCCCTTGTTATCTGCCGTTTTTATTTTTGTTGTCGTGTCTTTCCGCATTATGAATAAATGTTTGAACCCTCTCAAATAAAAGTTAAATTGTCTTGCTCGGTGATGCCAAAGTCCAGTGTTAGATGTCTGGTTGTGTCGGGTTACACAAATGGTGTCTATCGGCTCAAAATATTTTTCAAGTCGTTGGTAAAGTAGAAATCCAGTCGGAGTAAATTTCTTTTTTATCCATTGGTCGCCAATGAGCCACGCTACAACTTTATTTGGTCGTAAAATTCTATGAATTTCTTTTGTCACCTTTTCTAACTCGTCAAAAAATTCTGTCTGCTCGCAAGAAATTTTTCCAATGCAATTTTTGTCGTTAGAATATTTAATGTTGTCGGAATAGGGGCTGTCTATGAAAACGAAATCAACGCTGTTGTCGTCAAGTGGAATTTTTCTTGCGTCATTTTTTATTATGTCTGGACGAACAACATTAATGTCGTAGCCAATTACTTTTCTATTGAGTTCTTTTGCAACATCTATTGTTGTCCCGCTTCCGCACATCGGGTCAATTACCAAATCATTTTCCTTGGTATAGCGTTGTAGTAAATTCCAAATTACAAAAGCGGGTGTAACTCCATTGTATTTATTATTTCCGTGTGGTTTGTCTCCGTAATTCTGTGTAGGGAAATCCCAAAGAGTAGTGGATTCAAGTATTAATTCTTTTTTATTTTCCATTGAAAAGCAAATATCATTTTATCAACTTTTTTAAATCGTCAATGAATTTATCAAACATTTTTACTTTTCCGCTTTCCTCAATGTTGGTTTCACTCAAAACATAACTGCCGTCCAAATCAACTTCAACTATTGCTCTGCCTTTCTTTGCTGGATGTTTTATTGTGAGCGTTCCATCTTCATCTGGCGTAACGAAATAAACTTTTATGTGCTGTGTAACTTTATCTGAAGCAAGTTTGATTTTCCAGTAACCAGTTTGTGCAATTCTTTCTCTCAAAGTTACTTTGCTTGAAAGCACCGCAACTATTTTACTGTCCTTTGGATTGAAAATAATAATATCCACATCGGGAAGGTGAGAGCCAAATTTACCATAGTCAATAAGCAAATTTCTTTTTACTAATCCCATTTCTTTTGAAAGATTTTCTCCATTAGTTCTTTCAAGAGAATTTCCATTCACAACTTCAAGACCTAAACTTCTAACTTCATCCACAATAATAAACTCAATTAATTTTTCAAGATTTTTTCCTTTGAATGCTCTCCAAGATTGTTCGTGGTCGTCTCCGCCAAAATCTTTTTTGTGTTGTGCTTTTGCTTCTCGCAAAAGATTTGAAATGTGCCGATACGCTTCTTTGCCGAATTTCTCTTTCTTCTTTTCGTATAATGCAATGAGGTCTTTGATTGTCATAATTTTTCCATTATTAAAATATATTCTGTCGGATAAGCCAATTTTAGATTTTTATCATTTGCTTTTACAAATTGTCCCGTATCAGTGTTTCTTGTTGATGGCAACATTTTAGAGGGAATTTCTCTATGAATAACATCGTGAGTTTTGAAACCAATGTTTTCAAATTGCTCTTGGAAAACTTCTGCATTCAAAATATTTACTCCTTGAAATTGCGTATTGCCAATGACAATGCAAGCCCTACCACCTTTTTTTAAAACCCTTTTCATTTCAACAAATGTTTCCAGCAAATCAGCAAAATAATTTTTTACTTCTCTGCCTTTTTTATTCTCTCCTAATTGTAAAACAATTTCTTCTGCCAAAGAACTTTTTAAATCAATTTTTTCTCTGTTTGTGTAAGCACTGCCGATAAACTTTTTTCTGAACTCTGCTAACTCGCTCAAATATCCAAACCACAAAGACGGCAACTGATGTAAGTCAGCATATTCGTAAGAAGTTACATACGGAGGACTTGTTACGATTAGGGTCGCTTTATTTTTTTCGCAAGGCAAATTTCGGGAGTCGGCACATTGCACTACTCTGAATTTTCCAATGTTCTGTTTTATTTTTGAGTTTAACATTTTGTCAAACTCAAAATGTCTCTTAATCATTTTTTTTGATTGCTTGAGAAACAAAGTCAGCGGTTCGTAAATTTTTTTGTTTCGGTCTCTTGTTGGCTTAACACTTTTCTGTAACCAAATGGAACAAGATTTTAGAATTTGAGCGAAGGCAACTAAAAAGAAATTTCTGATGTCGTTATTTTTTACTTCCAAAATTCTCGCAAAGATGATTGATAATTTTTCTTTTTGCTGTGGCAAAAACCAGTAATCAATTCTTTCGTTTTTGGGAACAACCTTTAATGATTTTTTTAGAAAGAAATCATATTGTCCGTTTAATCTATTTTGTAAATCAAATTCTATCTTGCTAAATTCTTGTAAAAGTTCTGCTGTCTTAATAGGAGTTGTCTTGACTTTTGCAATTAAATATGCAATGTCGTTTATGTCTGTCCCAATTCCAATTCTGTTATTAACGATTGCTTCTACAACAGTTGTCCCGCTTCCTAAAAATGTGTCAATGACGATGTCGTTCTCGTTACTGTGTTCTTTTATCAGTCGGGATGCAAGTTGCGGAATAAATTTAGCGGGATAAGTATAGTAGCCGTGAGTAATGTAGGATGTGTCCTTGATTGTCTTGTCTGCGAATGACCAAGAGTAGTCAATGGGAATTGTTGAAAGAGTTGTCCGTTCTAAAACTGTCGTGTCGTTCATATTTATTTTTTCTTGTCGCCAAAGTTACAACTTTTTTGTCGTTGGAAAATAGTCGCTGTCGTTGGTTTTTAAAATGGCAGATAACGTTCCGCGGGCGTGCGAAGTGCGGGATTAAAAAGCACTTCGCTGTCCGCCAGCACAAATATAATTAAATGCTGAAAACATTTTTTCAAAAAGTAAACCCGCATTGCGCACGCCCGCTGTTATGCACCGTTTTTGTCTGGCGTGACTGTCCCACGCTACACGCGAAACTATAAACGAGAAATTGTCGAGACGAAAATGATTGTCCTGAAAAAGTGTCTGACGGGACTGTCACACGACAAAAACGAAACACTGTCTGTGCGCAACTGTCCGCTGTGCAGTTTTTATTTTGTCTTGAGTTTTTCTTTTAATGTCGCAAGCAGGATTTCTTTTTTCTTTTCTCCGACAACTCCTGTTGCGTATTGTGATTTCATGTCCGCGTTAAGCCAGTAGTCGCCACAGTTTGAAATAGAGTAGTCAGTGTCTTTTGGGTTTTGGTGTCCACCGTCAGAACATTTGTAGAAAGCAATTACATAATATTTTGTCGTTTCGAACTGTGATAGATACGGTCGGCAAAGCATTCCGTTGTCTCCCCAGACAGTCACAGTTTTTCTTGTCTCTTGTCCTTTATAAATGTCAATGACTTCAACTTCCATAGACATTGGTGTCTGTTTGCCGTTGATGTCTTTGTAGGTTAGATATTTTGTCACCTTAACCAAAGCGATAAAGTCTGTCTTTGGTGCAACTGTCAGAAAGTCGCCCTGATAATCACAGTCGCACGCGAAAGTTGTCTGTTCAACTGTCAATAAGAGGAGAACAAATGTTATTGTTAATCGTGTCATTTTTTTTGTCGTTTTAAAATGGTGCATAACGCTCTGTGGCTTGGCAGAAGTGCGGGAGTTTTTCCT
This DNA window, taken from Bacteroidota bacterium, encodes the following:
- a CDS encoding helix-turn-helix transcriptional regulator — its product is MFDSKSTYGDFLQSEEKIATNILADRLSMLEWAEMIVKEEHPENKTKFVYKPTQKAIDLVPVFLELIVWSDKHEKISVRAKQFAKQIRKDKDAVIKQLSVHLKSLMKK
- a CDS encoding methyltransferase domain-containing protein, with amino-acid sequence MENKKELILESTTLWDFPTQNYGDKPHGNNKYNGVTPAFVIWNLLQRYTKENDLVIDPMCGSGTTIDVAKELNRKVIGYDINVVRPDIIKNDARKIPLDDNSVDFVFIDSPYSDNIKYSNDKNCIGKISCEQTEFFDELEKVTKEIHRILRPNKVVAWLIGDQWIKKKFTPTGFLLYQRLEKYFEPIDTICVTRHNQTSNTGLWHHRARQFNFYLRGFKHLFIMRKDTTTKIKTADNKGLA
- a CDS encoding DNA modification methylase; this encodes MTIKDLIALYEKKKEKFGKEAYRHISNLLREAKAQHKKDFGGDDHEQSWRAFKGKNLEKLIEFIIVDEVRSLGLEVVNGNSLERTNGENLSKEMGLVKRNLLIDYGKFGSHLPDVDIIIFNPKDSKIVAVLSSKVTLRERIAQTGYWKIKLASDKVTQHIKVYFVTPDEDGTLTIKHPAKKGRAIVEVDLDGSYVLSETNIEESGKVKMFDKFIDDLKKLIK
- a CDS encoding site-specific DNA-methyltransferase, translating into MNDTTVLERTTLSTIPIDYSWSFADKTIKDTSYITHGYYTYPAKFIPQLASRLIKEHSNENDIVIDTFLGSGTTVVEAIVNNRIGIGTDINDIAYLIAKVKTTPIKTAELLQEFSKIEFDLQNRLNGQYDFFLKKSLKVVPKNERIDYWFLPQQKEKLSIIFARILEVKNNDIRNFFLVAFAQILKSCSIWLQKSVKPTRDRNKKIYEPLTLFLKQSKKMIKRHFEFDKMLNSKIKQNIGKFRVVQCADSRNLPCEKNKATLIVTSPPYVTSYEYADLHQLPSLWFGYLSELAEFRKKFIGSAYTNREKIDLKSSLAEEIVLQLGENKKGREVKNYFADLLETFVEMKRVLKKGGRACIVIGNTQFQGVNILNAEVFQEQFENIGFKTHDVIHREIPSKMLPSTRNTDTGQFVKANDKNLKLAYPTEYILIMEKL